Genomic window (Campylobacter sp. RM16704):
AAAACCATATTTCTCATTTATTTCAATTCTTGCTAAACCTTTGTTAAAACTCCAAGCACCATCAAATTTAGGTTTTATTATAATTTTCCCTTTTTTATCTATAAAACCATATTTCCCATTTATTACAATTCTTGCTAAACCCTCTTTAAATTCCCAAATACTATCAAAATCAATTTTAGGCTCCGCTACAATTTCTCCACTTTTATTTATAATTTTATACTTTTCATTTAATTTGATAATTGCCAAACCATCACTAAAATACGAAGTATTATCAAGTTCTGGTTTTATTATAACTTTTCCATTTTGATTAATAAATCCATACTTTCCATTTAATTCGATAATTGCTAAACCTTCACTAAAATTCCAAGCACCATCAAATTTAGGTTTTATTACAATTTTCCCACTTTTGTCTATAAAACCCCATTTTTGATTTAGTTTAACACCAGCTAAACCTTCACTAAATTCTTTAACATCATCAATTTTGGGTTCAACTATAACTTTTCCACTTTGATTAATAAATCCATATTTTCCATTTAATTCTACAATTGCTAAACCTTCACTAAAACCATAAATATGATCAAATTTTGGTTCTACTATAACTTTTCCATTTTTATTTACGAGACCATATTTTTTATCTAGTTCAATTGCTAAACCTTTGTTAAAACTCCAAGCATTATCAAATTTAGGTTTTATAACAAATTCTCCATTTTTATCTATAAATCCATATTTTTCATTTAATTCAATAGCTGCCAAACCATTGCTAAAATCCCAAGCATCATCAAATTTAGGTTTTATAACAAATTCTCCATTTTTATCTATAAATCCATATTTTCCATTTAGTCTAACACTAGCCAAACCTTCACTAAATCTCTGAGCATAATCAAATTTTTCAATCGCAACTTCACCGTTTTTATCTAAAAAACTCCATTTTCCATTGATTTTAACTCTTATTAAATTACCATTCATAAATATATTAGCAAAGCAAGCTTTACTATCTCCCTTGTCGCATTTTTCTTTGTAGATAGTTTGGAGTATTTTACAACTTGCTTCATCGCTGTGGCATTTACTTTCAAGTTCGCTTATGTAAATTCGGCTATATTTTCCACCATAAAAATACTGATACACACTAGCTAAAGCTATCAAAAACAAAATCATCACACTAGCTATGATTTTACTTTTGTGTTTTGTGATGAATTCTTTTCTTCGTTTGAGTTTCTTTTCTCTTTCTTCTTGGGCTATTTTTATCTCTTCTTCGATTTTCTTTTTTCTTTCTTCTTCTAATCTTTTTAATTCTTCTTGTCTTTTTCTTTCTTTTTCTAGTTTTTCTTGTGCTTGTGGATCGTATAGTTCATTACTTCCACATTCTTTACAAAATTTAGCTACATCTAAATTTTTCATATTACAGCGTTTGCAAATAAGCATCATATACCCCTTGCTTGTTTTATGATTTC
Coding sequences:
- a CDS encoding WG repeat-containing protein, whose product is MIELNGKYGFINQNGKVIIKPELDNTSYFSDGLAIIKLNEKYKIINKSGEIVAEPKIDFDSIWEFKEGLARIVINGKYGFIDKKGKIIIKPKFDGAWSFNKGLARIEINEKYGFIDKKGKVIIKPKFDKIDY